The proteins below are encoded in one region of Ostrea edulis chromosome 3, xbOstEdul1.1, whole genome shotgun sequence:
- the LOC130053210 gene encoding toll-like receptor 8 gives MGFCKIGGLIPILLLYDGHAKCIITRSSDICGSTGDVYNCQYQQLKSVPRDIVSNITAIDLSVNDIENLKDGDFNGMHNLKAIYLNRNRINHIKRNVFQYLPNLCILDLSSNQLRKGSIEKGTFQDMNSLQDLRINRNAFQSGGFPDEEIEHLPTLRNLSMSVTTDTLYFSSKFRTLKNLKKMEIDSYVDFQLNNKSFENLVELNIEYVHFIFGHNCPCKNIDEDLFWAFPNLKGLRLQTLCGMRYALKSLMRFQFKKLNYVNFSRSFPRVGEMIGMNENDVKYLRNVCVKTVSLKDTNSISIPTMKSSIFMKCIEHIDLSFNTIQNSPFAVAISEAVRVKVINLSHQSYCGSYSSPIENSKLTIQQMPLNITLSTSLEDLDSSNTHIDPGTAKLKIQMYGINLERLNVRYTSFPLCGMDNLKLILPRLWFFDLSGVQCKYLNVAFLKYLRSLSELYMSDVNLDSGLTRDVKAEFLNDLTKLKVVDFSKNALKDLHPNLFQSQASSLETLLLNGNLLTTVPKALRVVTSLRVLQLKFNKISSFSTDSIITLNHLKSVRIDVRGNPFDCFCNAIDSLHWMSDHQELFRHLNETYCIEEPTKSLFSVINDMRSLELRCISRLWMQISISALSFTFLFLVTFTILYRYRILLRYGMLRIRLFWRKSFSIIIASDIPVYDAYISYSSSDFAWMRSKLYPALTGQNLRIALQDKDFNPGSPYAEEVVKFVSISKYVIFVITRGFIKSEWGSYEIQVAKIHAIHTKAKLVLIIKDGIQIEDLPNDILFIWWKIKPLVFNENGTEGKQAKFFKRLFTIIKD, from the exons ATGGGTTTCTGTAAAATAGGCG GTCTTATTCCAATTCTACTTTTGTATGATGGGCATGCAAAGTGCATAATCACTAGATCATCGGACATATGCGGTTCGACTGGTGACGTGTACAATTGCCAATATCAGCAATTGAAATCTGTACCAAGAGACATTGTTTCAAATATCACAGCCATTGATCTTTCTGTCAACGATATCGAGAATCTGAAGGATGGCGACTTTAACGGAATGCATAATCTGAAAGCCATATATCTTAATCGGAACAGAATAAATCACATCAAAAGGAACGTATTTCAATATCTGCCTAATTTGTGCATTTTAGATCTAAGCTCAAACCAACTTCGCAAAGGATCTATAGAAAAGGGAACATTTCAAGATATGAATTCTCTTCAGGACCTCAGAATTAATCGTAACGCATTTCAAAGTGGAGGATTTCCTGACGAAGAAATAGAACATCTTCCAACACTGAGGAACTTATCAATGAGCGTTACTACAGACACCTtgtatttttcttcaaaatttcgaACATTAAAAAACCTTAAAAAGATGGAAATTGATTCTTATGTCGATTTTCAGTTAAATAATAAATCCTTCGAAAATCTCGTTGAACTCAATATAGAATATGTACACTTCATCTTTGGTCACAATTGTCCATGCAAAAATATCGACGAGGATTTGTTTTGGGCGTTTCCTAACTTAAAAGGCCTGCGCCTTCAAACGTTGTGTGGCATGCGATACGCACTGAAATCCCTGATGCGATTCCAGTTTAAGAAATTGAACTATGTAAACTTTTCTCGTTCATTCCCACGCGTTGGAGAAATGATtggtatgaatgaaaatgatgtgaAGTATCTAAGGAACGTCTGTGTTAAAACTGTTAGTTTGAAGGACACAAATAGTAtaagcatacctacaatgaaaTCTTCCATATTTATGAAATGCATTGAACATATAGACTTGTCATTCAATACGATTCAAAACTCCCCTTTTGCAGTTGCAATTTCAGAAGCAGTGAGAGTCAAAGTTATAAATCTCAGTCACCAGAGTTACTGTGGTTCATATTCATCTCCCATTGAAAACAGCAAACTAACGATACAGCAAATGCCATTAAATATCACACTATCTACTTCATTGGAAGATTTAGACTCATCCAATACGCACATTGATCCCGGCACAGCCAagttaaaaattcaaatgtacGGAATTAACCTCGAACGACTCAACGTTAGATACACAAGTTTTCCCCTTTGTGGGATGGACAACCTCAAACTTATATTACCTCGACTGTGGTTTTTTGATCTCTCTggtgtacaatgtaaatatttaaatgtagcatttcttaaatatttgcGTTCTTTGTCGGAACTCTACATGAGTGATGTAAATCTTGATTCGGGTCTAACACGAGATGTGAAGGCTGAGTTTCTTAATGACCTTACCAAACTGAAGGTGGTCGATTTCTCAAAGAATGCCTTAAAAGATTTACATCCTAACCTTTTTCAAAGTCAGGCATCCTCTTTGGAAACATTATTATTAAATGGCAATCTATTGACTACAGTTCCAAAAGCTCTTCGTGTTGTTACATCATTACGAGTTCTTCAActgaaattcaacaaaatatcatCCTTTTCGACCGATTCTATCATTACCTTAAATCATCTAAAAAGCGTTCGGATAGATGTTAGAGGTAACCCCTTTGACTGCTTCTGTAATGCCATTGATTCTTTGCACTGGATGTCCGATCATCAGGAACTATTTCGTCATTTGAACGAGACCTACTGTATTGAGGAACCAACCAAATCGTTGTTTTCTGTGATTAATGATATGCGTTCCCTAGAACTACGATGCATTTCAAGGCTGTGGATGCAAATATCGATTTCTGCTCTGTCGTTCACATTTCTGTTTCTTGtaacatttacaattttatacCGCTACAGAATCCTCCTGCGTTATGGAATGTTGAGAATCAGATTATTTTGGAGAAAAAGCTTTTCGATAATCATTGCATCCGACATACCTGTGTATGACGCATATATTTCGTATTCATCCAGTGATTTTGCTTGGATGCGCTCAAAACTTTACCCAGCATTAACTGGACAAAATCTTCGAATCGCGCTGCAAGATAAAGATTTTAACCCAGGTAGTCCCTATGCAGAAGAAGTAGTTAAATTTGTTAGCATAAGTAAATATGTGATATTCGTAATAACACGGGGTTTTATCAAATCTGAATGGGGATCCTATGAAATTCAGGTCGCAAAAATACATGCAATTCACACTAAGGCGAAGCTTGTTCTGATCATCAAGGATGGAATCCAAATTGAAGACCTTCCAAATGACATCTTGTTTATTTGGTGGAAAATCAAACCATTGGTGTTCAATGAAAATGGAACCGAAGGAAAACAAGCAAAATTTTTCAAACGGTTATTCACTATTATTAAGGATTAA